A genomic window from Silene latifolia isolate original U9 population chromosome Y, ASM4854445v1, whole genome shotgun sequence includes:
- the LOC141631829 gene encoding secreted RxLR effector protein 161-like: MTCIRPDIALAVGRLSRYMKNPSTLHWQAINRVLRYLKATKNYGLTYVGYPSVLEGYSYASWINNVEDHSSTSGWVFLLGGGAISWASKKQTCISNSTMESEFIALATAGKKAEWLGNLIYEIPLWPKPISPIVIHCDSAATLAKAYSQIYNGKSRQLGFRHSSVRELITDGVISVIFVRSQQNLADHLTIALEKDLVIKSVDGMGLKLE, encoded by the coding sequence ATGACTTGCATTAGACCAGATATAGCTCTTGCGGTAGGCAGGCTAAGTCGATACATGAAGAATCCTAGTACTCTTCACTGGCAAGCAATTAATCGTGTATTGAGGTATCTTAAAGCTACCAAGAATTATGGACTAACATATGTGGGTTATCCTTCGGTACTAGAAGGTTATTCATATGCTAGTTGGATAAACAATGTTGAAGATCACTCTTCAACGAGTGGTTGGGTATTTTTGCTTGGAGGAGGTGCTATTTCTTGGGCATCAAAGAAACAAACATGCATTTCTAACTCAACCATGGAATCGGAATTTATTGCCTTGGCAACAGCCGGAAAGAAGGCGGAATGGCTAGGGAATTTGATTTACGAAATTCCATTATGGCCAAAACCAATATCACCCATAGTTATACATTGTGATAGCGCTGCTACATTGGCTAAAGCTTATAGTCAAATATACAATGGCAAATCAAGACAATTGGGCTTTAGACATAGCTCGGTACGTGAGCTAATAACTGATGGAGTTATTTCAGTTATATTCGTGAGATCTCAACAAAATTTAGCTGATCATTTGACCATAGCATTAGAGAAGGACTTGGTTATTAAGTCGGTTGACGGGATGGGTCTAAAACTCGAATAA
- the LOC141631828 gene encoding uncharacterized protein LOC141631828, with protein sequence MDSSTPCPEVDENSTVEELRKRSKWDNDDYIWRGHILNGMSDSPFDIYQNLESAKEFWDQLESKYIDEDTSSKNFLVGKFMNFKMCDARPVMEQFSALLHILGQFIQHNMEMPESISVSSITDKLPPQWKELKHTLKHKKEDMSLVELGKSLRIEESIKAQESGKTKDTRKTMSINMMELGEGSNYDRKGMKRPQPSDDKPNNPDKKSKTGC encoded by the exons atggattccag TACACCCTGCCCTGAAGTGGATGAAAACAGTACCGTGGAAGAGTTAAGGAAGAGGAGCAAATGGGATAATGATGATTATATTTGGAGAGGACACATTCTTAATGGTATGTCTGATTCCCCCTTTGATATTTATCAGAATTTAGAAAGTGCAAAAGAATTTTGGGATCAGTTGGAGTCTAAATACATTGATGAAGATACATCCAGTAAAAATTTTCTGGTTGGAAAGTTTATGAATTTTAAGATGTGTGATGCTAGACCTGTTATGGAACAATTTAGTGCACTGTTGCATATATTGGGGCAATTCATTCAACACAATATGGAAATGCCTGAATCCATTTCAGTTTCTAGTATAACTGACAAACTTCCACCACAATGGAAGGAACTTAAACACACACTGAAACATAAGAAAGAGGATATGTCTCTTGTTGAACTTGGTAAAAGTTTGCGCATAGAAGAGTCGATAAAAGCTCAGGAATCTGGAAAAACCAAAGATACAAGAAAGACTATGTCCATCAATATGATGGAACTTGGTGAAGGTTCCAACTATGACAGGAAAGGAATGAAACGCCCACAGCCTAGTGACGACAAACCAAATAATCCGGATAAGAAGTCAAAAACGGGATGTTAG